One genomic window of Methyloceanibacter sp. wino2 includes the following:
- a CDS encoding phasin family protein, with protein sequence MMEFDKTAFDKATKDFQKLGKDNYEAVVKSYGQMNKGFQDIGTSFTDYTKQAFADATATFEKLVGAKSLEHAIEIQSQYAKTAYETWMAEMTKIGEMYASVARDAYKPVEKAVEKTTATVTAS encoded by the coding sequence ATGATGGAATTTGACAAGACTGCCTTCGACAAGGCCACCAAAGACTTCCAGAAACTGGGCAAGGACAACTACGAAGCCGTGGTCAAGTCCTATGGCCAGATGAACAAGGGTTTCCAGGACATCGGCACCAGCTTCACCGACTACACGAAGCAGGCCTTCGCCGATGCGACCGCGACTTTCGAGAAGCTCGTCGGCGCCAAGTCGCTCGAGCATGCCATTGAGATCCAGTCCCAGTATGCCAAGACGGCATATGAGACCTGGATGGCCGAGATGACGAAGATCGGCGAGATGTATGCCTCTGTCGCGCGCGACGCGTACAAGCCGGTTGAAAAGGCCGTGGAGAAGACCACCGCCACTGTTACCGCGTCTTAA
- a CDS encoding chloride channel protein yields the protein MALRRAQLLDTARRWTIPNLKHFQETRQTTVWLLAPLIGLATGIAAILFRLAIGVFQWPWLHTMSEHVAAAARHQPWWVVMLAPAVGGLFVGLLLRYALTAKRTVAVPDVMEARINGGRGLHLGQGLISAVTSALSLGCGGSAGREGPIVHLGASIAVAFSENLNLPNAARRTLLASGAAGAVAASFNAPIAGVLFAQEVILGHFSIRTFVPLVLSSVVATIVSQAWFGNVAAFIVPSYSIASYLEVPAFILLGIVAAAVAVVFQLTILSTDWAARNVNIPLVMRPVIGGLMVGIIAIWFPEVLGVGYDTTDAALKDQLTIGMMLLLIGLKTVATAITLSSRFGGGVFSPALYLGAMTGGAFGLIAAAAVPEVGSSEGLYAILGMGAVAAAVLGAPISTTVMVFELTGGFELSLALLLTVAVANGINQAILGRSLFQAQLESRGIVLHEGPHRTIMRDLHVADIMRPLTEDEATELPEGDREHAIPSNETLETALRAFDTLGAEILPVVDPHDRSRIVGRLSQAHALRAFNKELIATSVEEHR from the coding sequence ATGGCTTTGAGACGCGCCCAACTCCTGGATACGGCCCGACGCTGGACGATCCCTAATCTCAAGCATTTCCAGGAGACACGGCAGACGACCGTCTGGCTCCTGGCGCCGCTGATCGGGCTGGCCACGGGGATCGCGGCAATCCTGTTCCGTCTTGCTATCGGCGTCTTCCAGTGGCCTTGGCTCCACACCATGTCGGAACACGTGGCGGCAGCGGCGCGGCACCAGCCCTGGTGGGTCGTCATGCTGGCGCCCGCCGTGGGCGGTCTGTTCGTCGGGCTGCTGCTGCGCTATGCGCTGACGGCCAAACGGACCGTGGCGGTGCCGGATGTCATGGAGGCGCGTATCAACGGCGGGCGCGGCCTTCATCTTGGCCAGGGCCTGATCAGCGCCGTGACGAGCGCGCTCTCGCTGGGGTGCGGCGGCAGCGCCGGCCGTGAGGGGCCGATCGTCCATCTCGGCGCCAGCATTGCCGTGGCCTTTTCCGAAAACCTCAATCTGCCCAATGCGGCACGGCGGACGCTGTTGGCCTCGGGCGCGGCTGGTGCGGTCGCGGCCTCGTTCAACGCGCCGATCGCGGGCGTGCTGTTCGCGCAGGAGGTCATCCTGGGTCACTTCTCGATCCGGACGTTCGTGCCGCTGGTGCTCTCCTCCGTTGTGGCCACGATCGTGTCGCAGGCCTGGTTCGGGAATGTCGCGGCGTTCATCGTGCCGAGCTACAGCATTGCCTCCTATCTCGAAGTGCCGGCCTTCATTCTGCTCGGCATTGTCGCCGCCGCCGTCGCAGTCGTCTTTCAACTGACCATCCTCAGCACCGACTGGGCGGCGCGCAACGTCAACATTCCGCTCGTCATGCGGCCGGTGATCGGTGGCCTGATGGTGGGTATCATCGCCATCTGGTTTCCCGAGGTGCTGGGCGTGGGCTACGACACCACGGATGCGGCGCTGAAGGATCAGCTGACCATCGGCATGATGCTGCTGCTGATCGGGCTCAAGACCGTGGCGACGGCCATCACGCTGAGCTCGCGCTTCGGTGGCGGGGTGTTTTCACCGGCCCTCTATCTCGGTGCCATGACCGGCGGCGCCTTCGGTCTCATCGCGGCCGCGGCGGTGCCGGAGGTCGGCTCGAGCGAGGGGCTTTACGCCATTCTCGGCATGGGGGCCGTGGCGGCAGCCGTGCTTGGCGCACCGATTTCGACGACGGTGATGGTGTTCGAGCTGACCGGCGGTTTCGAATTGAGCCTTGCGCTGCTTTTGACGGTCGCCGTGGCCAATGGCATCAATCAAGCCATCCTCGGCCGCTCTCTGTTCCAGGCCCAACTGGAATCCCGCGGCATCGTCCTCCACGAGGGGCCCCATCGCACCATCATGCGGGATCTGCACGTGGCGGACATCATGCGCCCCTTGACCGAGGACGAAGCGACCGAGCTTCCCGAAGGCGATCGCGAGCACGCGATTCCGTCCAACGAGACGCTGGAAACGGCGTTGCGCGCCTTCGACACGCTGGGCGCCGAAATCTTGCCTGTCGTGGATCCGCACGATCGCAGCCGGATCGTCGGCAGGCTGTCACAGGCTCACGCGCTACGCGCTTTCAACAAGGAACTCATTGCCACAAGCGTCGAGGAGCACCGCTAG
- a CDS encoding group III truncated hemoglobin — translation MTDYPGVDCVTQNSSETPLTDDGIRLLVDRFYVKVRQDALLGPVFTRAIADDAWPQHLATMRDFWSSVMLTSGRYHGNPVATHRRLDGIKPAHFERWLALFGETCRELFGDQTAATFMDKATRIATSLQLAMFYRPENDAPAPRRTRAAGA, via the coding sequence ATGACGGACTACCCCGGCGTGGATTGTGTCACTCAAAATTCCAGCGAAACGCCGCTGACGGACGACGGCATCCGGCTTCTGGTCGACCGCTTCTACGTCAAGGTACGTCAAGACGCTTTGCTCGGTCCGGTCTTCACCCGCGCCATCGCCGACGATGCGTGGCCCCAGCACCTCGCCACCATGCGCGATTTCTGGTCGTCGGTGATGCTGACCTCGGGGCGCTATCACGGCAACCCCGTCGCCACCCACCGGCGCCTCGACGGTATCAAGCCGGCGCATTTCGAGCGCTGGCTCGCCCTGTTCGGCGAAACCTGCCGGGAGCTGTTCGGCGACCAGACAGCGGCGACCTTCATGGACAAAGCCACCCGGATCGCCACGAGCCTCCAGCTCGCGATGTTCTATCGGCCCGAGAATGATGCGCCGGCGCCGCGGCGGACGCGCGCCGCCGGCGCCTAG
- a CDS encoding Rrf2 family transcriptional regulator, with translation MRLTVYSDYALRLLMYVAVKDGDLATIAEVANAYGISKNHLTKVAYELGVAGYVETVRGRGGGLRLARRPERISLGDVVRHTEPDMALVPCFPPLDEGCAIERCCVLRKALHRAGEAFLNVLDGYTLADLARPRSAIKSLLAIPATP, from the coding sequence ATGCGTCTCACCGTCTATAGCGACTATGCGCTGCGGCTGCTGATGTATGTCGCGGTCAAGGATGGCGATCTGGCGACCATCGCCGAAGTCGCCAACGCATATGGGATCTCGAAGAACCATCTGACAAAGGTCGCGTACGAGCTCGGCGTTGCCGGTTATGTGGAGACGGTCCGGGGCAGGGGCGGCGGCCTCCGCCTTGCCCGCCGGCCGGAGCGCATCTCTTTGGGCGACGTAGTGCGCCATACGGAACCGGACATGGCGCTGGTGCCGTGCTTCCCGCCGCTCGATGAAGGCTGCGCCATCGAGCGGTGCTGCGTGCTGCGTAAGGCCCTGCACCGAGCGGGCGAGGCCTTCCTAAACGTTCTGGACGGCTACACCCTGGCCGACCTTGCCAGGCCTCGTTCGGCCATCAAGTCGTTGCTCGCCATTCCGGCAACCCCCTAG
- a CDS encoding CorA family divalent cation transporter translates to MSQTQAAKPSTVSVPPPAAAPSSDCCPGLVWAFRFSADGASQELSECMLPPGALGHSGDDGWLWVHVNLADARVAPYLRAHVPDLPKAALDLLLSVGDRQQLHADDACVYGVFADLVYRLEGLSDELGLLHFVATEKLLITGRRDGLHSIEAVRKSLRSGQNPKNHTALLESIFMQVTTGVEEKSEAISDELDFIEERLIVDLEDDIPKRLAKCRRLAVRLHRLLSTQRSVIGRFEQNAWQTTGKAHVLKTSHIAQRLDWLDHEMVALRDRAHLLQEEVSLRMTDQTNRNLQLLTIVTTVFLPAGVISSIFGMNVGGLPLEHDRSGFIVTMLLLIGASGLVFYILKRLGMLRR, encoded by the coding sequence ATGTCGCAAACTCAGGCCGCTAAGCCCTCAACCGTTTCGGTGCCGCCCCCGGCTGCGGCGCCATCCTCGGACTGTTGCCCGGGACTTGTCTGGGCGTTCCGCTTCAGCGCCGACGGGGCATCGCAGGAGCTTTCCGAGTGCATGTTGCCGCCCGGTGCGCTCGGCCACAGCGGCGACGATGGCTGGCTTTGGGTACACGTCAACCTGGCCGACGCCCGCGTCGCGCCCTATCTGCGCGCCCATGTCCCCGACCTGCCCAAGGCAGCCCTAGATCTACTGTTGTCCGTCGGCGATCGCCAGCAGCTGCACGCGGACGATGCCTGTGTCTACGGGGTCTTCGCGGATTTGGTCTATCGGCTCGAAGGCCTTTCGGACGAACTCGGACTGCTACACTTCGTGGCCACGGAAAAACTTCTGATTACCGGGCGCCGGGACGGCCTGCATTCGATCGAAGCCGTGCGGAAGTCGCTTCGGTCCGGCCAAAACCCCAAGAACCATACGGCCTTGCTCGAGTCGATCTTCATGCAAGTCACGACAGGCGTCGAGGAGAAGTCGGAGGCCATCAGCGACGAGCTGGACTTCATCGAGGAACGCCTGATCGTTGATCTCGAGGACGATATCCCCAAACGGCTGGCCAAATGCCGGCGTCTTGCCGTGCGGCTGCACCGGCTGTTGTCGACGCAACGGTCCGTGATCGGACGGTTCGAGCAGAATGCCTGGCAAACCACGGGCAAAGCCCACGTGCTCAAAACGAGCCATATCGCGCAGCGGCTCGACTGGCTCGATCATGAGATGGTCGCCTTGCGGGATCGCGCGCACCTGCTGCAGGAAGAGGTTTCGCTGCGGATGACCGACCAGACCAACCGCAACCTTCAACTGCTGACGATCGTGACGACGGTGTTTCTGCCTGCCGGCGTGATCTCGTCGATCTTCGGCATGAATGTCGGCGGCTTGCCGCTGGAGCACGACCGCTCGGGCTTCATCGTGACCATGCTGCTGCTGATCGGCGCGTCGGGCCTCGTCTTCTACATTCTGAAGCGGCTCGGCATGCTGCGGCGCTAG
- a CDS encoding SDR family oxidoreductase: MSSKLVVVTGASSGIGEATARRFGQAGAHVVLLARDAERLERTAREVRDAGGTATALAVDLQNRAETLGAAARISGDIGTPDLLVNNAGVGRWRPLVETGPDEAAAMIGVPYLAAFNLTRAFAPAMIERRSGGIAFVTSPASYLAWPNASAYIAARRAIAGFAESLQSELKPAGIFVTIVVLGTVETPYFENNPGSRENIPELDPRLAPVLTAEQAAEALFEGTEQKKRFVVKPAIYRALFVMNALFPKTVASQIRRAAKKARKAGA; the protein is encoded by the coding sequence ATGTCCTCCAAGCTCGTTGTTGTGACCGGCGCCTCCAGCGGCATCGGAGAGGCCACGGCGCGGCGCTTCGGCCAGGCCGGTGCGCATGTGGTGCTGCTGGCCCGCGATGCCGAACGGCTGGAGCGCACGGCGCGCGAGGTGCGCGATGCGGGCGGCACGGCGACGGCGCTCGCCGTCGATCTGCAAAACAGAGCCGAAACGCTGGGCGCGGCGGCACGCATCTCGGGCGACATCGGGACGCCCGATCTTCTCGTCAACAATGCGGGCGTCGGCCGCTGGCGCCCCCTCGTCGAAACCGGTCCCGACGAAGCCGCCGCGATGATCGGCGTTCCCTACCTTGCCGCCTTCAATCTCACACGCGCCTTCGCGCCTGCCATGATCGAACGCCGCTCGGGGGGCATCGCCTTCGTGACGTCGCCCGCCTCCTATCTCGCATGGCCCAACGCGAGCGCCTATATCGCCGCACGCCGGGCGATCGCCGGATTCGCCGAGTCGCTGCAAAGCGAGCTGAAGCCGGCGGGAATTTTCGTCACCATCGTCGTGCTGGGGACCGTCGAAACTCCCTATTTCGAGAACAATCCCGGAAGCCGTGAAAACATCCCGGAACTCGACCCCCGGCTCGCGCCTGTGTTGACGGCAGAGCAGGCGGCGGAGGCCTTGTTCGAAGGCACAGAGCAAAAGAAGCGGTTTGTCGTGAAGCCGGCGATCTACCGGGCGCTGTTCGTCATGAACGCGCTGTTTCCGAAAACGGTCGCCAGCCAAATTCGACGCGCCGCCAAGAAGGCCCGTAAGGCCGGCGCCTAG
- a CDS encoding DHA2 family efflux MFS transporter permease subunit gives MALVVAVVLTAILEVLDITIVNVAVPHMLGAFAATPDQITWILTSYIVAAAVVVPLTGFLSNWLGRRRLLLGSITGFVISSVLCGLSWNLESMVVFRLAQGVFGAPLVPLSQAILMDAFPRDKQGQALAIFGLGIMVAPVIGPSLGGWLTETYSWRMVFYINIPVGVLALLLSVGYLPKRAIKDITTDWMGLALLIAAVGTLQLVLDQGHMRDWFDSKLIVALTIICIFTTVAFFMRGWNKTNNIIDLSLLKDRSFVAGTLAITLFGISLFGWMALMPLLTQRLLGYPADLAGMLFIPRGLVSAAMLAITGGLLMRFVDPRWLIGGGLILTAAGTLPMAFFNLQVDPWAIIAPTLLAGAGTGLFFVPLTAVAFADVPNSKYDEAAGIYALMRGIGGSAGIAIVSWLFVRQAHVHFAELTAHITPYNRDLLPYLTERGLTPQDPQAGAAVMQEIARQAQMLAFDDIFWFIGICTLAIVPVVFFMSRPKSTGVVVAH, from the coding sequence GTGGCGCTTGTGGTCGCCGTGGTGCTCACGGCCATTCTGGAAGTGCTGGACATCACGATCGTCAATGTCGCCGTGCCCCATATGCTCGGCGCGTTCGCGGCCACGCCCGATCAGATCACCTGGATCCTGACCTCGTACATCGTTGCGGCGGCCGTCGTCGTGCCGCTCACCGGCTTCCTGTCCAACTGGCTCGGCCGCAGGCGGCTGCTGCTCGGATCGATCACCGGTTTCGTCATCTCCTCGGTCCTGTGCGGACTGTCCTGGAATCTGGAGAGCATGGTCGTGTTCCGGCTGGCGCAAGGCGTGTTCGGCGCGCCGCTCGTACCGCTCAGCCAAGCCATTCTGATGGACGCCTTCCCGCGCGATAAGCAAGGCCAGGCGCTGGCCATCTTCGGCCTCGGCATCATGGTCGCCCCGGTGATCGGGCCCTCCCTGGGCGGCTGGCTCACCGAGACCTATTCGTGGCGCATGGTGTTCTACATCAACATCCCGGTCGGGGTGTTGGCGCTCCTGCTCTCCGTCGGCTATCTGCCGAAGCGAGCCATCAAGGACATTACGACCGACTGGATGGGGCTCGCCCTCCTCATCGCCGCCGTAGGAACGCTGCAGCTGGTGCTGGATCAGGGGCATATGCGCGACTGGTTCGATTCGAAGCTCATCGTCGCCCTCACAATCATCTGCATCTTCACGACGGTCGCCTTCTTCATGCGCGGCTGGAACAAGACGAACAACATCATCGATCTGTCGCTCCTGAAGGATCGCAGCTTCGTCGCGGGCACACTGGCGATCACGCTGTTCGGCATCAGCCTGTTCGGCTGGATGGCGCTCATGCCGCTCCTCACGCAACGCCTTCTCGGCTATCCGGCCGACCTCGCCGGCATGCTGTTTATCCCACGCGGCCTTGTGAGCGCCGCCATGCTCGCCATCACGGGCGGCCTGTTGATGCGCTTCGTCGACCCGCGCTGGCTCATCGGCGGAGGGCTGATCCTGACAGCGGCCGGCACACTACCAATGGCGTTTTTCAACCTTCAGGTGGATCCCTGGGCCATCATTGCACCGACTCTTCTGGCTGGAGCGGGAACCGGCCTCTTTTTCGTGCCGCTCACGGCCGTTGCCTTCGCGGACGTGCCGAATTCAAAATACGATGAGGCAGCGGGAATCTATGCCTTGATGCGTGGAATCGGCGGATCGGCCGGCATCGCCATCGTGAGCTGGCTGTTTGTGCGCCAGGCGCATGTTCACTTCGCCGAACTCACTGCTCACATCACGCCCTATAACCGCGATCTCCTGCCCTACCTGACGGAGCGCGGGCTGACGCCGCAGGATCCGCAAGCAGGCGCAGCCGTGATGCAGGAGATCGCGCGGCAGGCGCAAATGCTCGCATTCGACGATATCTTCTGGTTCATCGGGATCTGCACCTTGGCCATCGTGCCGGTGGTCTTCTTCATGTCCCGGCCGAAGTCGACAGGCGTGGTGGTCGCGCACTAG
- a CDS encoding HlyD family secretion protein: MSQTAKSSGKAQDTSEDADDTSKSGSAKLRWIALGVLFAITVIGVFGYWRYAEIYPSTDNAYTGADIVRIAPLVAGQVIEVYVEDDQKVSKGDPLFDIDPVPYDAALRGARAQFDAAADAAGTEGEPLKEAAAEMEAKRVALVDAIGKYRAAEKAQRANGASNAAASPAVKKALVAVRKAEAAFQTAHQAFSEAQDMSMVVTVPTAKLRGAAAQLDKATEDRVKTHVLSPGDGWVSDVRIRPGAVMNAGMPAFPLVESGPWWVNANFKETDLQRIRKGQPATIKLDMYPGYAIEGTVESISTGSGALFSVLPPENATGNWVKVTQRFPVRIRIDGKPDPKRPLRVGATATVTVDTTGDDKTAAQAKTGAQVDDAPQNTASAGTQ, translated from the coding sequence GTGAGTCAGACCGCCAAGAGTTCCGGAAAAGCGCAAGATACTTCCGAGGATGCCGACGACACCTCGAAGAGCGGTAGCGCAAAGCTTCGCTGGATCGCGCTTGGTGTCCTGTTCGCGATCACGGTCATCGGTGTATTCGGCTATTGGCGCTACGCGGAGATCTATCCCTCGACCGACAATGCCTATACCGGCGCCGATATTGTGCGGATCGCGCCGCTTGTGGCCGGCCAGGTGATCGAAGTCTATGTCGAGGATGACCAGAAAGTCTCCAAGGGCGACCCCCTGTTCGACATCGACCCCGTGCCGTATGACGCTGCCCTGCGCGGCGCCCGCGCCCAGTTCGACGCAGCCGCCGATGCGGCCGGAACCGAAGGCGAACCGCTGAAGGAAGCGGCGGCCGAGATGGAAGCCAAGCGCGTCGCCCTGGTCGACGCCATCGGCAAATACCGCGCGGCCGAAAAAGCCCAGCGCGCGAACGGCGCCTCAAACGCAGCGGCCAGCCCCGCCGTGAAGAAAGCCCTCGTCGCAGTTCGTAAGGCAGAAGCCGCCTTTCAAACGGCTCATCAGGCCTTCAGCGAGGCGCAGGACATGAGCATGGTCGTCACCGTTCCCACGGCAAAACTTCGTGGGGCCGCCGCGCAGCTCGACAAGGCAACCGAGGATCGCGTGAAGACCCACGTGCTCTCGCCGGGTGACGGCTGGGTCTCCGATGTGCGCATCCGGCCCGGCGCGGTCATGAATGCCGGCATGCCGGCATTCCCGCTCGTGGAGTCGGGCCCCTGGTGGGTCAATGCGAATTTCAAGGAAACCGATCTTCAGCGCATCCGGAAAGGGCAGCCGGCGACCATCAAGCTGGACATGTATCCCGGCTACGCCATCGAGGGCACGGTTGAGAGCATCAGCACCGGCTCCGGCGCCCTCTTCTCGGTTCTGCCGCCGGAGAACGCCACCGGCAACTGGGTGAAGGTGACGCAACGCTTCCCGGTGCGGATCAGGATCGACGGCAAGCCGGATCCGAAGCGGCCCTTGCGCGTCGGCGCCACCGCCACGGTGACGGTCGATACGACGGGCGACGACAAGACGGCGGCACAGGCGAAGACCGGCGCGCAGGTGGATGACGCCCCGCAGAATACCGCGAGCGCGGGCACACAATGA
- the thiC gene encoding phosphomethylpyrimidine synthase ThiC — protein sequence MNRPDSIRHRLIKSPQVTTGPLIGSRKVHSAPEGHAHVQVPLREIALSNGEAFRVYDPSGPYTDDAVKIDVKRGLTPVRAEWIEGRGGVEAYEGRDIKPEDNGGVGDKHLAEAFKVTRSPLRGLPGAPVTQLELARAGIVTEEMVYIAHRENIGRQRAAEEAQARLDDGESFGAAVPAFVTPEFVRDEVARGRAIIPANINHPESEPMIIGRNFLTKINANIGNSAVTSSVEEEVEKMVWAIRWGADTVMDLSTGRNIHTTREWIIRNAPVPIGTVPIYQALEKVDGDPVKLDWEVYKDTLIEQCEQGVDYFTIHAGVRLGYIHLTADRITGIVSRGGSIMAKWCLAHHKESFLYERFEDICEIMRKYDVSFSLGDGLRPGSIADANDRAQFAELETLGELTKIAWDRGCQVMIEGPGHVPMHKIKVNVEKQLRECGEAPFYTLGPLVTDIAPAYDHITSAIGAGMIGWFGTAMLCYVTPKEHLGLPDRDDVKDGVMAYKIAAHAADLAKGHPAAQARDDAISTARFEFRWEDQFNLSLDPDTARQFHDATLPKEAHKLAHFCSMCGPKFCSMEITQQVRDYAAKLNDKEQGMAEMSEKFREMGSEVYIEED from the coding sequence ATGAACCGTCCCGACTCTATTCGCCATCGCCTCATCAAGTCCCCGCAAGTGACCACCGGTCCGCTGATCGGAAGCCGCAAGGTGCATTCGGCCCCGGAGGGCCATGCGCATGTCCAGGTTCCCTTGCGCGAAATCGCGCTGAGCAACGGTGAGGCTTTTCGCGTTTACGATCCTTCGGGGCCGTATACGGACGATGCCGTGAAGATCGACGTGAAGCGGGGACTGACGCCGGTGCGTGCCGAATGGATCGAAGGCCGCGGCGGCGTGGAGGCCTATGAGGGCCGCGACATCAAGCCCGAGGACAATGGCGGCGTGGGCGACAAACACCTCGCCGAAGCCTTCAAGGTGACACGCTCACCCTTGCGCGGCCTCCCCGGAGCGCCGGTGACACAGCTGGAGCTGGCGCGCGCGGGGATCGTGACCGAGGAGATGGTCTATATCGCCCATCGCGAGAATATCGGCCGCCAACGCGCCGCCGAGGAAGCGCAAGCGCGGCTGGACGACGGCGAGAGCTTCGGCGCCGCCGTGCCGGCATTTGTCACGCCCGAATTTGTGCGCGACGAGGTGGCCCGGGGGCGAGCCATCATCCCGGCAAATATCAATCACCCGGAATCGGAGCCGATGATCATCGGCCGCAACTTCCTCACTAAGATCAACGCCAATATCGGCAACTCCGCCGTGACGTCGTCGGTCGAGGAAGAGGTGGAGAAGATGGTGTGGGCGATCCGCTGGGGCGCCGACACGGTCATGGATCTGTCCACGGGCCGCAACATCCATACCACCCGCGAATGGATCATCCGCAACGCGCCGGTGCCGATCGGCACCGTGCCGATCTATCAGGCGCTCGAGAAAGTGGATGGCGATCCCGTCAAGCTCGACTGGGAGGTCTACAAGGACACGCTGATCGAGCAGTGCGAGCAGGGGGTGGACTATTTCACCATCCATGCGGGCGTGCGGCTCGGCTACATCCATCTGACGGCGGATCGCATCACCGGCATCGTGTCGCGCGGCGGTTCGATCATGGCCAAGTGGTGTCTCGCTCATCACAAGGAGAGCTTCCTCTACGAGCGATTCGAGGACATTTGCGAGATCATGCGCAAATACGACGTGTCCTTCAGTCTCGGCGACGGCTTGCGCCCGGGGTCCATTGCGGACGCCAACGACCGGGCGCAGTTCGCTGAGCTGGAAACACTCGGTGAGCTGACGAAAATCGCTTGGGATCGGGGCTGCCAGGTCATGATCGAAGGACCGGGGCATGTGCCCATGCACAAAATCAAGGTGAACGTGGAGAAGCAGCTGCGCGAATGCGGCGAGGCGCCGTTCTACACGCTCGGCCCCCTCGTGACCGATATCGCGCCCGCCTACGACCACATCACTTCGGCCATTGGCGCCGGCATGATCGGCTGGTTCGGCACGGCCATGCTTTGCTACGTGACGCCCAAGGAGCATCTGGGCCTCCCGGACCGCGACGACGTGAAGGACGGCGTGATGGCCTACAAGATCGCCGCCCATGCGGCCGACCTCGCCAAGGGTCATCCGGCGGCGCAAGCCCGCGACGACGCCATTTCGACGGCGCGCTTCGAATTTCGCTGGGAGGACCAGTTCAATCTCTCGCTCGATCCCGACACGGCGCGGCAGTTCCACGACGCGACCCTGCCGAAGGAGGCGCACAAGCTCGCGCATTTCTGCTCCATGTGCGGGCCGAAATTCTGCTCCATGGAGATCACCCAGCAGGTGCGCGACTACGCCGCAAAGCTCAACGACAAGGAGCAAGGCATGGCGGAGATGAGCGAGAAGTTCCGCGAGATGGGCTCGGAAGTCTATATCGAGGAAGACTGA
- a CDS encoding diguanylate cyclase, whose amino-acid sequence MDLSTRYLGFELKHPIVASPSPLTRTADGIRSLMDAGAAAIVMASVFEEQIIGRDAIMDERLETLRQASNHSDVPVIASLNGATPGAWVNFAGDLEAAGARAIELDLYRVPSDPGETGRSLEQSYVDILRAVKAQVKVPVSAKLSPYFSAPANMAKQLAEAGADGLVLFNRFYEGDFDLDTMLMKPNFSLSTPDDIRLPLMWISLLSGRVNASLAATSGVWTYAEVAKYLLVGADAVMTTSSLLKDGPQHIGALVSGLRDWMESRGYESVSAFQGRFAAAHLEYPSAFMRAHYGDILTSDPKEH is encoded by the coding sequence ATGGATCTGAGCACGCGCTATCTGGGATTTGAGCTAAAACATCCCATCGTGGCCTCGCCATCGCCGCTGACCCGCACGGCCGACGGCATCCGCTCGCTGATGGACGCGGGCGCGGCGGCCATCGTCATGGCATCGGTCTTCGAGGAGCAGATCATCGGGCGCGATGCCATCATGGATGAGCGTCTGGAAACGCTGCGCCAAGCCTCCAACCACAGCGACGTGCCCGTCATCGCCAGTCTGAACGGCGCAACGCCCGGCGCCTGGGTGAACTTCGCCGGCGATCTCGAAGCGGCCGGCGCGCGCGCCATCGAGCTCGATCTCTATCGCGTGCCGTCCGACCCCGGCGAGACGGGCCGCTCGCTGGAGCAGAGCTATGTGGACATTCTGCGCGCCGTCAAAGCGCAGGTTAAGGTGCCCGTGTCCGCCAAGCTCAGCCCCTATTTCAGCGCACCGGCGAACATGGCGAAGCAGCTCGCCGAGGCCGGTGCCGACGGGCTGGTCCTGTTCAACAGATTCTACGAAGGCGATTTCGATCTCGACACGATGCTCATGAAGCCGAACTTCTCCTTGAGCACGCCCGACGACATCCGCCTTCCCCTGATGTGGATCTCGCTTCTCTCCGGCCGGGTGAACGCCTCGCTGGCCGCGACCTCCGGCGTGTGGACCTATGCGGAGGTGGCGAAATATCTGCTGGTGGGGGCCGATGCCGTCATGACCACGTCGTCACTGCTGAAAGACGGCCCGCAGCATATCGGCGCGCTGGTGAGCGGCCTCCGCGACTGGATGGAGAGCCGAGGCTATGAGTCCGTGAGCGCCTTCCAGGGACGCTTCGCGGCCGCGCATCTCGAATACCCCTCGGCTTTCATGCGGGCGCATTACGGCGACATTCTCACGTCCGACCCCAAGGAGCACTAA
- a CDS encoding helix-turn-helix domain-containing protein yields MTLANKYTRFTAAEGVENALKMLEGRWKLVILFHLFGGRIMRFSELERAIPEVSQKMLIQQLRQMETDGIVYRTVYPEVPPKVEYGLTDWGQALCPALDALLTWAEERPAN; encoded by the coding sequence ATGACCCTCGCCAACAAATACACTCGCTTCACGGCCGCCGAGGGGGTCGAGAACGCTCTGAAGATGCTGGAAGGGCGCTGGAAGCTGGTAATCCTGTTCCACCTTTTCGGCGGCCGCATCATGCGCTTCTCCGAGCTTGAGCGCGCGATTCCGGAAGTGTCACAGAAGATGCTAATCCAGCAGCTGCGCCAGATGGAGACCGACGGCATCGTCTATCGAACCGTTTATCCGGAAGTACCGCCGAAGGTCGAGTACGGCCTGACGGACTGGGGCCAAGCTCTATGTCCGGCGTTGGACGCGTTGCTCACTTGGGCTGAAGAACGCCCGGCAAATTGA